The Pantoea vagans genome includes a window with the following:
- a CDS encoding antibiotic biosynthesis monooxygenase — MNYSQQANHVTLVITHSILPEKQASYEQWLDTIMPQAASFQGHLGVNVLRPVHGDNAYTVLIRFTGLDELYAWLKSDQRKSLIKDLPTMLAQPEHIEVRPGAAFWFTPTQKGQVKPAKWKQYLLTLGVIFPSTNLVPWFWNQVLPAAHGTLWGHLLNDASVVALVVFLWMPVVTRVLKQWLIGRNA; from the coding sequence ATGAATTATTCACAGCAGGCCAACCATGTGACGCTGGTGATTACCCACAGCATCCTGCCTGAAAAGCAGGCCAGCTATGAGCAGTGGCTCGACACCATCATGCCGCAGGCCGCGAGCTTTCAGGGGCACCTGGGTGTGAATGTGCTGCGTCCGGTACACGGCGATAACGCCTACACCGTGCTGATTCGTTTTACCGGGCTGGATGAGCTGTACGCCTGGCTGAAATCAGACCAGCGCAAAAGCCTGATCAAAGATCTGCCAACTATGCTGGCGCAGCCGGAACATATTGAGGTACGTCCCGGCGCAGCGTTCTGGTTTACCCCGACGCAAAAAGGCCAGGTCAAACCCGCGAAATGGAAACAATACTTACTGACGCTGGGGGTGATTTTTCCGTCTACCAATCTGGTGCCGTGGTTCTGGAACCAGGTTTTGCCTGCCGCCCACGGCACGCTGTGGGGCCACTTGCTGAATGATGCCAGCGTGGTGGCACTGGTGGTGTTCTTATGGATGCCTGTCGTAACACGAGTTTTAAAACAGTGGCTAATTGGCCGCAACGCGTAA
- a CDS encoding LysR family transcriptional regulator, translating to MRLNLEALLILDALDRHGTFAAAAARLFKTASALSYTVQKMESDLKITLLDRSGHRATFTPTGRLMLEKGRTLLRAVNELEQQARYVESGWESQLVISVDASLPFRILTPLIDQFYQEHPHTQLQFRQDVLSGCWEALNYGDADIVFGAVQEPATRKEIVCQPLGWLEYVFAVAPEHPLASAPEPLLREQIRQYRAVTVHDSSRHGAGIDLRVLDEQKTLSVHDFPAKLQAQLDGLGCGYLPLYLAKPHLESGALVARQLDSECRRDMAYLAWNESASGNAAIWWREHLLALPGLQEIYSPA from the coding sequence ATGCGTTTAAATCTTGAGGCATTGCTGATTTTGGATGCGCTGGATCGCCATGGCACCTTTGCTGCGGCAGCTGCACGTCTGTTTAAAACCGCGTCTGCGTTGAGCTATACCGTGCAGAAGATGGAGAGCGATCTCAAAATCACGCTGCTCGATCGCTCTGGCCATCGTGCCACATTTACCCCGACGGGGCGGCTGATGCTGGAAAAGGGCCGCACTCTGCTGCGTGCGGTGAATGAGTTAGAACAGCAGGCGCGTTATGTAGAAAGTGGCTGGGAAAGTCAGTTGGTGATCAGCGTCGATGCTTCACTGCCTTTTCGTATTCTCACGCCGCTGATCGATCAGTTCTATCAGGAGCATCCGCATACCCAACTGCAGTTCCGTCAGGATGTGCTTTCCGGCTGCTGGGAAGCGCTCAACTACGGCGATGCGGACATTGTCTTTGGCGCGGTGCAAGAGCCCGCCACGCGCAAAGAGATTGTCTGCCAACCGTTGGGCTGGCTGGAGTATGTTTTCGCCGTGGCACCGGAACATCCACTCGCCTCCGCGCCGGAACCGCTGCTGCGTGAGCAAATCCGCCAGTATCGAGCGGTTACCGTTCATGACTCCTCACGTCACGGTGCAGGGATTGATTTGCGCGTGCTGGATGAGCAGAAAACCTTGAGCGTGCATGACTTCCCCGCGAAATTGCAGGCGCAGCTGGATGGTTTAGGCTGCGGCTATTTGCCACTGTATTTGGCAAAACCGCATCTGGAGAGTGGAGCGCTAGTGGCGCGTCAGCTGGATAGCGAGTGCCGTCGTGATATGGCGTATCTGGCGTGGAATGAGAGCGCTTCGGGTAATGCGGCTATTTGGTGGCGCGAGCATTTACTCGCGCTGCCGGGCCTGCAGGAGATCTATTCTCCGGCGTGA
- a CDS encoding MFS transporter, giving the protein MSQQPSTASRGGAFSPFGYGLFALIWTASVLGNTGSFIRDVASAWLVTGLSDNPTAVALMQTAATLPVFLLALPAGVLSDIVDRRRLLIVVQLLMASVSGTLLLLSHNNWLTVEWLIGLTFVGGIGAALFGPAWQAIVPELVPRHELKNAVALNSLGINIARAIGPATGGLLLASLGAMAAYGADVASYFFVIAALLYWKRPAKAKTELNEHFFGAFRAGLRYVKASRELHRVLLRAALYFAFASAIWALLPLVARTMLHGTAGFYGLLLGAVGGGAIAGALLLPRLRSTLSNDGLMLLSAVLSALVMLALAMSPPQWLALLLMLVLGVGWIIALTTLNGVAQAVLPDWVRGRGLAVYLMVFNGTLAGGSLAWGLIAQQLGLATTLLIAGAGLVISGLLLKRLALPAGEADLQPAQHWADPVVHEEVDVRHGPVLIQIRYRVPQEDRSAFKRAIHKLAQSRRRDGAYSWGLMEQTDDPTALLEWFMVESWQEHMRQHQRVSHADAELQQAVLQFHQGDDAPQVSHHIAI; this is encoded by the coding sequence ATGAGCCAGCAACCTTCTACAGCATCGCGCGGCGGTGCCTTCTCTCCCTTCGGATACGGGCTATTCGCCCTGATCTGGACCGCCTCGGTACTGGGTAACACCGGCAGCTTTATTCGCGACGTCGCCAGCGCCTGGCTGGTGACCGGATTATCCGATAACCCCACCGCCGTGGCGTTGATGCAAACGGCGGCCACCCTACCGGTATTTTTACTGGCGCTGCCTGCGGGCGTGCTGTCCGATATTGTTGACCGCCGCCGCCTGCTGATTGTGGTGCAGCTGCTGATGGCCAGCGTCAGCGGGACCTTGCTGCTGCTCTCCCACAACAACTGGCTCACCGTCGAATGGCTGATCGGCCTGACCTTCGTTGGCGGCATCGGCGCGGCGCTGTTTGGCCCTGCATGGCAGGCGATTGTGCCGGAACTGGTACCACGCCATGAGCTGAAAAACGCTGTGGCGCTTAACTCGTTGGGCATCAATATTGCCCGCGCGATCGGCCCCGCGACCGGCGGTTTACTGCTGGCAAGTTTAGGCGCTATGGCGGCCTACGGCGCCGACGTGGCGAGTTATTTTTTCGTTATTGCCGCCCTGCTGTACTGGAAACGTCCGGCGAAAGCAAAAACCGAACTGAATGAGCATTTCTTTGGTGCCTTCCGCGCTGGCCTGCGCTATGTGAAAGCCAGCCGTGAGCTGCACCGCGTTCTGCTACGCGCAGCACTGTACTTCGCCTTTGCCAGTGCTATCTGGGCGCTGCTGCCGTTGGTGGCGCGCACCATGCTGCACGGCACCGCCGGATTTTATGGATTGCTGTTGGGTGCGGTCGGTGGCGGTGCGATTGCTGGTGCGCTGTTGCTGCCACGTTTGCGTAGCACGCTGAGCAACGATGGCCTAATGCTGCTCTCTGCGGTGTTGAGTGCGCTGGTGATGCTGGCGCTGGCCATGAGCCCGCCGCAGTGGCTGGCACTGCTGTTGATGCTGGTGTTGGGCGTGGGCTGGATTATCGCGCTCACCACCCTGAACGGTGTGGCACAGGCGGTATTGCCCGACTGGGTGCGCGGCCGTGGCTTGGCAGTCTATCTGATGGTGTTCAACGGCACGCTGGCGGGCGGGAGTCTGGCCTGGGGCCTGATTGCTCAGCAGCTGGGTCTCGCAACGACCTTGCTGATTGCCGGTGCAGGTCTGGTGATCAGTGGCCTGTTGCTTAAACGTCTGGCACTGCCCGCTGGAGAAGCAGATCTGCAACCGGCACAGCACTGGGCCGATCCGGTGGTGCATGAAGAGGTGGATGTGCGTCATGGTCCCGTATTGATCCAGATTCGCTACCGCGTACCACAGGAAGACCGCTCAGCGTTCAAACGCGCTATCCACAAGCTGGCGCAGTCTCGTCGTCGCGATGGTGCCTATTCGTGGGGATTGATGGAGCAAACCGATGACCCGACAGCCTTGTTAGAGTGGTTTATGGTCGAGTCATGGCAGGAGCATATGCGTCAGCACCAGCGTGTGTCTCACGCCGATGCCGAGCTACAGCAAGCGGTACTGCAATTCCATCAGGGTGATGATGCCCCGCAGGTCAGCCATCATATTGCGATTTAA
- a CDS encoding alpha/beta fold hydrolase: MSTFKAKDGVNLYYKDWGKGQPVLFSHGWPLDADMWDSQLNFLAERGYRAIAFDRRGFGRSEQPWEGYDYDTFADDIHALIEHLQLDDVTLVGFSMGGGDVSRYIGRYGTAKVKGLVLLGAVTPIFGKTDDHPEGVEKAVFDGIKAGLLKDRAQFIKDFATPFYGANAGQTISDGVMTQTLNIALLASLKGTLDCVTAFSETDFRADIAKVDVPTLVIHGSNDQIVPFEATGKLVHEMIKGSELKVYENGPHGFAVTHQDQLNDDLLAFLQRA; this comes from the coding sequence ATGAGCACATTCAAAGCAAAAGACGGCGTTAACCTCTACTACAAAGACTGGGGCAAAGGTCAGCCCGTATTGTTCAGCCACGGTTGGCCGCTGGATGCCGATATGTGGGACAGCCAGCTGAATTTCCTGGCTGAACGTGGCTATCGTGCCATTGCCTTTGACCGTCGCGGCTTTGGTCGCTCAGAGCAGCCTTGGGAAGGTTACGATTACGATACTTTCGCTGATGACATCCATGCACTGATCGAACATCTGCAGTTAGACGACGTCACGCTGGTGGGCTTTTCAATGGGCGGCGGGGATGTTTCACGCTATATCGGGCGTTACGGCACGGCAAAAGTGAAAGGGCTGGTGCTGCTTGGTGCGGTGACACCGATCTTTGGTAAGACAGATGATCATCCTGAAGGGGTGGAAAAAGCGGTCTTTGACGGCATTAAAGCTGGCTTGTTGAAAGACCGTGCGCAGTTTATCAAAGACTTTGCCACTCCGTTCTACGGTGCCAATGCCGGTCAAACTATCTCGGATGGCGTCATGACGCAGACGCTGAATATTGCGTTGTTGGCTTCACTGAAAGGCACTCTGGATTGTGTCACCGCCTTCTCTGAGACTGATTTCCGTGCAGATATCGCCAAAGTGGATGTGCCTACCCTGGTGATCCACGGCAGTAACGACCAGATCGTGCCGTTTGAAGCCACCGGGAAGCTGGTGCATGAGATGATTAAGGGTTCAGAGTTGAAGGTTTACGAGAATGGCCCGCACGGTTTTGCGGTGACGCATCAGGATCAGCTGAACGACGATTTGCTGGCGTTTTTGCAGCGTGCATGA